The following is a genomic window from Brachionichthys hirsutus isolate HB-005 chromosome 15, CSIRO-AGI_Bhir_v1, whole genome shotgun sequence.
atttttgcttttgttgttgttgtttatttttacattacacTGATTGATTGGACCATACTCAACTAAAGAAATGGGCATATAACTCAAAtgaattaggcccgagcgcctatcctaggcgtaaggggctattgcttttgcaacgcagaagacgacaagttgacgagcgcagcgagtcaaccctcggcatccaactttgccatgctgttgaggacgaccaacacacccacgcacacacacaccgacactcaacggcacacacacaccccgacactaaacaaaacacagaagcgtagccctcgtcgagaccattctgaaaatgtattttgtgtaataatcgcatactcagaaaaaaagttatattgtttttgctaaaattattttttctttctttctttctttgttctgctgtttaaacagcaatttgaccccctgaacatgctcgaaaactcaccaaactttgaaccaagctcagaaccggcgaataattaatgtttttatgtgtttcaaaattgggcatgaaaaagtggcgcgccagcgccacctacagaaatcacaatgcattgtgcctatggggggtccgacgccaactttgtcggacagccacgaaattcggtacacacatgcgtcaagtcagggcaaaaaaaaaaaagtattatggccacgctcccagacacacaggaaggcggccatattggattgaaacttaaaaactcctgatggcagatggccatataatccaaataacgatttgactaaactgtgagctactcatgcagctcaaatctagacacttgtgaagcactcaggacaaaagcggcgtgcgtcggcgggtcagctcaacggcctgtcggccggcgagggcctacaacgccgcttgcggctttaattgttaagttgttgttgtttttttcttttaattttaattctttgttctcatttaagataatGACTGAAATAAAAGTTCTTActatgactactactactactactacacatcGAGAATGGGTGCCAAGCCCCAAGAACAGAGCAGATAGGGAGAGCAGCTGACTTGAGAAAGAAAATCATGAAGTCCTTGCGGAACTCGGCTTCCTCCTGGAATAAAGTACCATCAGAAGGCATTCAAACACAGCACTGCAGTAGTAACCCTACCGCGAACATCGCCAAGACCAATCAGCTGatatctgcagcagcatcagcaatCATCGAGATACTTGGCTACAAGATCAACAGCCGGAAGGAGCAGGGACCTCAATTGAAAAAAGGCTAGAGGCAAAAATCATGGCATCACGGAGATACGTTAGCCTCCTGACGGACCTGAGCAGAGCTGCCCAAGCAGTACAGCAAGCTAAGATCACAGCAGAGCCACCCAGGGCTGAGCCTGAACAGTACTGGAAGAGTATCTCGGGGAAAAGAGGCGTTGCACAAGTCAGAGCATAGTAACATCCCAGAACAGGTATCCGGACAAGAGTGTCCAAAATGAAGAGCTGGACAGCTCCAGCGCCCGACATGGTTCATGTCTACTGGCTTAAGAAGCTAACTGCACTCCACGAACGCCTAGCAGTGCAAACGAGCAGCTTCTGAAATCAGGAACCCATGAAGGAAACagcaagcagatgctgcaggacagcgtccctcatgtctgtctcaaacagatgctgcaggacagcgtccctcatttctgtctcaaacagatgctgcaggacagcgtccctcatttctgtctcacgcagatgctgcaggacagcgtccctcatttctgtctcaaacagatgctgcaggacagcgtccctcatttctgtctcacgcagatgctgcaggacagcgtccctcatgtctgtctcaaacagatgctgcaggacagcgtccctcattgctgtctcaaacagatgctgcaggacagcgtccctcatttctgtctcaaacagatgctgcaggacagcgtccctcatttctgtctctaacagatgctgcaggacagcgttcctcatttctgtctcagacagatgctgcaggacagcgtccctcatttctgtctcaaacagatgctgcaggacagcgtccctcattcctgtctcacacagatgctgcaggacagcgtccctcatttctttctcaaacagatgctgcaggacagcgtccctcatttctgtctcaaacagatgctgcaggacagcgtccctcattcctgtctcacacagatgctgcaggacagcgtccctcatttctgtctcaaacagatgctgcaggacagcgtccctcatttctgtctcaaacagatgctgcaggacagcgtccctcattcctgtctcacacagatgctgcaggacagcgtccctcatttctgtctcaaacagatgctgcaggacagcgtccctcatttctgtctcaaacagatgctgcaggacagcgtccctcatttctgtctcaaacagatgctgcaggacagcgtccctcatttctgtctcaaacagatgctgcaggacagcgtccctcatttctgtctctaacagatgctgcaggacagcgttcctcatttctgtctcaaacagatgctgcaggacagcgtccctcatttctgtctcaaacacatgctgcaggacagcgtccctcatttctgtctctaacagatgctgcaggacagcgttcctcatttctgtctcagacagatgctgcaggacagcgtccctcatttctgtctctaacagatgctgcaggacagcgttcctcatttctgtctcagacagatgctgcaggacagcgtccctcttttctgtctcaaacagatgctgcaggacagcgtccctcatttctgtctctaacagatgctgcaggacagcgtccctcatttctgtctcaaccagctctgccagaaacgctctaaacccaaAAGGACATTCACAGCCCGTACgcgcgcagcagcgctaccatggtgACCGTGAGGGACGCTTTTAGCGCacgaaaacatttttgaaaattttCGGCAGAACAATcaatcatcatgccccagagacgctgatgggcgggacaaagcccagcatctatccaatgaccgtccagttTCAGTTCCAGACTCAGTTcagtcgtgtcagttaccggtggTAAGTAGCTGATTATGAACGCATGAAATCTACTCACATTGGTACATATTttaccacttttagtttttttggaaacgaagcttcccctgcagagcagcttggagtttgtttgtcttttaaaaattaatttttactagtttacggcttttttttaagtaacgtatcacgtgaccaagaaaattcacaggcaaaTGTTACGgtgaaaatccggtcgtttttcaaaataaaagacctttgataataatcgatacaatggaAGTTGCCTAAattagtttttctttctgtgcggcccggcatcgaatgcctcacggaccggtaccgggccacggccACTGGATTAGAGCACCTCTGAATGTGATCTGAGGGAAGTGGTCTCATACATGTGATGGCTACGTTCATGTGTCCAGTTGTAATCAGATTACCGGTACTCAAGAAGTAGTTTGATGCAGGTACATATTTAATTTTACTCCATCCTAACCCATCCTGTTCCTCCAGGTTTCAAGTTACTGTTGGAGGTATTCAGTGTGATCCATGGTCCACAGGAGGAATGTGTGCGAGCGCTGAGGAGCGGTCATCTGTTGGGGATTTCTCCGGGAGGGGTACGGGAGGCTCTGTTCAGTGACGAGACCTACTGTCTGCTCTGGGGCAAACGCAAAGGCTTTGCCCAGGTTGCCATCGACTCACGAGTGGTATGTACCGGGTAGTTGTTCAAACCTCCTGTCACTGTGCTTCCCTTAAGGTTTCCGCCTGGAGTGTATGTTTTAGtggatataataataatgatgatgcatTAGACTTATATAACACTTTTCTATGAGAAATTCAAAGTGCTcaacattgtgcattattcattaaCTCCACACTTGGATATAGATAATAAGCATCACTTAATGTTGTTACAGTGTTTTTTGATACCTTTTAAGACTGCATTATTTTTGGAGGAGTTCAACAGGAGGGATGTTCACAAGTACTGCCAAGATATAGTCGGGCTTACGACTATTCGTGGGTTTCAGTCACGTGACGTTTTTTGTTGTGGGCGCCATCTTGAGGACCTACCGAGGACCTGCGGCTACACTGTGAGAGATGTTCTCTGTCGAAAATAACTCTCGTAACTGCCCGAGAAAAGCAATGGTATCTTTAGGTTTAGATCTTAATTGCTGACTCCACTCCAGTCTGCCAAACACCTGCCGGATTTAACGTGTGTCGACAGATTCCACCTGCTAAACTTCATCATGTGGAGGATAAAAAAATGTTGTGGTACCTGCAACGATAAGCGACAGTCTAACGCACAGGATGTACGGCAGTTCAGCGTTTTCGTTACGATGGACAGTAAAGGCATATTATCATAAACCATAAAACGATATCATGTTTGCTTGAGTTTCTTGGCGTTGCTCTGGTGTCAGGCAGGAGAGCAGGCTGGGCACAGAGGTGTGTCCCGGTAGCATGGGACACAAATAACACATCAGCCACTTTGAATTCCTTCTCAAACAGACAACGGAATTGATGACCTAATTTAATTTGTCTGGTGTTGATTAGTAACGCACTAATGCTAATGTTAAGACGGCTAACGCTAACGTACGTTAAGCTACTTGCCTGAAACAAAGCGCTcactgcaaagtctgttctgtaGGAATCCAGCGGTCCCTCTTCATAGCAGCGTCCATCGCTGTCGAAGTTCAGTATTTTTGGGGACATTATAAAAGGTTAAACCTTTTTCAGACTTAGTTAAATGAATAActtatattcattttccaacgcttTCTCAGCTTTAGCGGGTCAAGGAAGTTGCCGGAGTCTGTTTCAGGGGAGAGGCGGAGCTCTTTACAGCAGacgcgctctctctctgtcggcatggcgacgcagacgTCACGGAGAACAAAACGACCAAGTCTAGAGTTCCCTCgtcgattttcatctccatcttcatctctggttTCTCCTCACTGTCCTCACGTCGTTGCTGACGCTGCGGttcagactgtaaaggctgaacggaggagctgatcgctgctaaaaGATCACTGCCatactaatcaatagcagtgagctcggTGCTGCAACcatttcacgtcacacccagaatgccttgcgacacAAACAGTTCCATTAGACGTGCGTGATGTGTTGTGAATAAAGtgctgctctgctccttggAGCTAAACGGTGGTCCAACAGCAGATATTCCTGCTTGTGAAACGGGAACAGGTCCCACCTATCTTCGGCCGAGGCTTCTCTGGAGCCCTGTGGATGGAGAGACTCTTTTGTACTGCACACATCACAACTGCTAACCAAATCTGTTAGACTTGCAGACGTGCCGGGCCAAAAGAGTACTTCTCTTGCTCTGCGCCTGCAGCTTTCAAAACCGAAGTTTCAGTATGTCTGCTCCCAATGACGCTGGAACTACCAGCCTTTCTCCTTTAAAAAGATTCCATCAGTATGCGATGTCGTTCCAATGCGCTTGAATctccttccttttccttttgtcccTGGCCAACCTTTATAGTACTGTTTCAGAAGGTTTGGTTAAGGTTGCATCTTTTGCCGTCTCCATCTTAAATAGTTGTAACATTTCATGAGACGCAGGTAGGTTGGACTTTATCCTTGCACCTGCGCTGACAGGCATATAAGCTCTGGCTAATGCATCTGCGATGTGCATTTCCTTACCTGGCTTACACTGCACATTCCTTGGACTTGGTACTTTTGAAGTATCAACAATAGTATTTGTATTCTGGATCGTGTGCTACTCAAGTGTTTTTTTCATGATGGCTTCCAGTGGTTTGTGGTCAGATTGAATGTAAACTTCTCTCCCATTAATGTACTGGTAAAAACAGTTATTTAGAAATGTACTCAGTTACAAAAGTATAGTACTGTATGTTTGATCTGGaataaatgtatgaataatGCCACCAAAAATTGCAATTCATTCTTACCCTGCTTGACAAGAACAGTGTCCTATTTTGGTGGTACTGATATCAAGTTAAAGTGAGGGGGGAAActggttttttggggggtgcgGGGAGGGGGACTCCTGTAGCACCTTGCGCTGGCTcttatttcctctgttttttgacaaaaaatcttcactgaaatatttgaaGCACTTCTGTTTACCTCTCAGTGAAATGTTATCCTTGAAAAAGAgggcaaagaaataaaaggagaTCTGTCAGCTTTGCCATTATACTTAAGATTTGACCAAATGGACAAAATTGCATGATCAGAAAAAGGTCAATAGTGCTGTAGAAACCCATCATTTCTcatatttttctctttgtctctctttttcacAGCCAGTGATTCCAATGTTTACTCAAAATGTGCGGGAAGGCTTCAGATCTCTGGGAACGCTCAGTAAGTGTGAAAGTTCAAATCACTAAGTGATTATCAGTGATTGACACACAAGCACATCCACTGTAAATGAGCTTAGAAAGTCTAGAATGTCTAAAATAAGAATTCAGGAGAGTAAAAGGGGCGTCGACCTGATGTGTCATGGTTACCTGTGCCGTTCTATCCAGGATGTTTCCGCTGGATGTATGAGAGGTTTCGTCTTCCAGTAGCTCCTGTTTATGGTGGATTTCCTGTAAAGTTTCGAACCTTCCTTGGCGATCCCATCCCATATGATCCCAATGTAAATGCTGCAGAGCTGGCAGAGAGGGTGAGTCAACCTTCCTCAGCCTTatcgctctccctctcctctcctcatgagTTCCAAACGATTTTCTGTAGCTCGCCCAAACCAACCACCAATCCATGAATTCCCACGCCAACATCTCTTTCTGTCCTCTAACAATGAAAACTGAGAATTCTGCTGTATCATCTTCACCTCCATCAtggccaggaggaggaggagaatcccACCCCTCCTGGGATCAATCCAGCCAATCCCCATTGCTATAGTTTACCATCCTCCAGGCTCATACTGAATTTAtaaagcttagttctgaaaacagaacaCGTACTTGTGGTCTGAGATTTTAACATTCCCCCAGATATCAATGATGACATCTATCTCATTGGCTCCTCCCAGAAAGTAaagctttaatcacaccttggatctggttctcacgtatggtattgatattgatcaattcattgtatttccactgaacccttttgtatcagaccacaagttcatcacttttaaatgtatattattgGGCTACAGTCCATCAgacagaactgccttgactagatgaTGATGGTGCTTCGGCGTGTCAAATTATCGTGTTGCTTGCGATTAATGTTTACAGTCATATTTAGTTTatgtttttaatctaattaattaatctctaactttactgtCTCTGTATTGCCTTtataaaatagttttttatgcattggGCTTCTTTGCTTGAGTCGTTGGGgatggaatagtcagtgacaccctggAGTGGAcgttgattggctgtcattgcgtttgggcttgtttagcacaagccGATAGGCTCCCGTTGTAGGTGGGCGGAGCAAGGTGAGTAACGGAGAGGACACGTGGAAATGTCTCtctatctcgctctctctctctctctctcaacccagccggtcagacagatggccgtccaccatgattctaggttctgtccaaggtttctgcctgttaaagggaagtttttcttgcctccattgccaaagttcttgctcttgtgggtcaagttgggttctgtctcttcctgctAATCcagtaaagtgccttgagacaacttcctgttctgatctggcgttacagaaataaaactgaatttagtTTAATTGAATCCCATTAACAGTGTTGAGGTGGTGAGGCTACTATTGTAGCCCCAGCTACCCCGGGGTAGCCTGCCAGCAGCGAGGCTACTATTGTAGCCCCAGCTACCCCGGGGTAGCCTGCCAGCGGCGAGGCTACTATTGTAGCCCCAGCTACCCCGGGGTAGCCTGCCAGCGGCGAGGCTACTATTGTAGCCCCAGCTACCCCGGGGTAGCCTGCCAGCGGCGAGGCTACTATTGTAGCCCCAGCTACCCCGGGGTAGCCTGCCAGCGGCGAGGCTACTATTGTAGCCCCAGCTACCCCGGGGTAGCCTGCCAGCGGCGAGGCTACTATTGTAGCCCCAGCTACCCCGGGGTAGCCTGCCAGCGGCGAGGCTACTATTGTAGCCCCAGCTACCCCGGGGTAGCCTGCCAGCGGCGAGGCTACTATTGTAGCCCCAGCTACCCCGGGGTAGCCTGCCAGCGGCGAGGCTACTATTGTAGCCCCAGCTACCCCGGGGTAGCCTGCCAGCGGCGAGGCTACCAATTTGAGCTATTGGCCCTCCTGATCACCAACGACGTTCACTCGCTgactacattcacacacatgtgGTACTGATGTCTGGTCGGTTTTTTGCTCTACAGGTACAGCAGGCAGTCCAGTTCCTGATAGACCAGCACCAGCAGATCCCCGGGAATATCCTAAGAGCCTTGTTGGAGAGATTTCACaccaaatacaaagaccatTAGTGGCAGCAGGACAACGCTCCAGTGTGTTACCGAACGCACAAATGACACGGACTCCGGTGGCTCCGGCGGCTCCGGTGGCTCCGGTGGCTCCGGCGGCTCCGGCGGCTCCGGGGGCTCCGGTGGCTCCGGTGGCTCCGGTGGCTCCGGCGGCTCCGGCGGCTCCGGGGGCTCCGGCGGCTCCGGTGGCTCCGGCGGCTCCGGCGGCTCCGGCGGCTCCGGCGGCTCCGGCGGCTCCGGCGGCTCCGGTGGCTCCGGCGGCTCCGGTGGCTCCGGCGGCTCCGGTGGCTCCGGTGGCTCCGGGGGCTTCGGTGGCTCCGGTGGCTCCGGGGGCTTCGGTGGCTCCGGTGGCTCCGGCGGCTCCGGCGGCTCCGGTTTGCACATGTTCTGTTTCCTCACACTCTCTTGTTTCCATTGCTTTCTTCTCTGCGCTGACCCTGACTGCAGTTTCTGAGGCTCCCTGTTCCTGTTTGTTATCGCGGTTTCACAGACTCCTGGTGGGGATGTGTGAATTGGTGGGTTTATGTCACTGTTAAACCCTTCTGGTCCTGGTCTCGGGACCGTGGTTGGGGGACACCGGGGAGATCGCTCCTCTCCAGGGCCGAAGTCTGCTTCTTCCTCCGGGGTTAGCTACCCGGTGCAGCAACGCAAGAGGGACACGCCAGACCTGCTGTTTTATTCCTCGAGACcccttcactctctctctctctctctctcactcacggGGGAGGGGCTTAGGGGGACAAATACATGTTTTCattgagtttttaattttaattggaTAATATATCTTTTGAGGAGTGACTTATGTTGGTTTTGTGGAATAAAGATTGTCTATGCCTGGATTGTCCAACACTGGTTAAAAAGATGTTTCCTAcctgataaataataattatcaaatagaacaaaaaatagctcaaacaacaaaacaaaaaagaaacaaagaaatacGTTCGGCAGTTACACTGAACAGCAGTCTGACTGTATGTGTGGTGAGTTCCAGTCTCAGCGTTCGGCCCAGGCTTTACCAACCAGAGTACTCACCAGAGTACTCACCAGAGTACTCACAGCGTCAGTTTGTTCAGTCAGTTCAAACGCAGCACTGTTTCCAAAAACATTTGAGACAGAATGTGGCGATTTACAAAACACTGGCACGccattatttattaaaaatatcaAAGACAATCATATGCCCACTTTGACTTTGaattatacatttttttaaaagttgGGCAATGGTTATAAATACacatgcatatactgtatgtaaaacaaatgcattattgttattacaaGTGTATCAAAGGCCTACAGCGTATATAACAGGTTTGATCAGCCATGTGTTCATTACTAcaggtccatccatccatccatccatccatccatccatccatcttcttccgcttatccgggggggtcgcgggggcagcagcccaagcagggaagcccagacttccctctccccggccacttcctctagctcttccggggggatcccgaggcgttcccacgccagccgagagacatagtctctccagcgtgtcctgggtcttccctgtggtctcctcccggtgggacgtgccctgaacacctcaccagggaggcgtccaggaggcatcctgaatagatgcacctcatctggtgGCTCGAGTTAATTATTAACTCTTGAAATTAATTCAGGTGTTGTAGTTCTGGACTTCGGTCTTGGTTCCGAGACCACTTTTTAAGGGTCTCGGGCACGTCATCGGGAGTTTTGATCAAGACCGGTCGAGAACAGGCCAGTAAACTGCAGTCTTTGTCACACCTGGAGTAACACCTGGAGGGACACCTGCAGGGACACCTGCAGGGACACCTGCAGGGACACGCCCCGTGCACACAGCGGATGGATGAAGACAACAGGAGAAGCGGTGCCCTGTAAACTGCTCAATCATTAAGCCAATCTCAAAATAAAACGATAAACGTCTCCTATCTTTTCCACGGCGCATCCTTTATTTTGACCCGGAAGTAAACAAATGGTTAGCATAGCAGCATTGCTAACAAAAGAAATTAGTTGCTCACTTTCCCGATTTATAAAGTCGTAATTCCGAAAGAATATTGCGGGATCCCGACTAAACTTTTCGGGTTTGATTAATTTCCCTCCTCATGTCCCCTAAGCCGCTCCGTAGGAGACGGAGGGGAAACCTGTTTGAGGTAACACcggaaaaaaagaattctaCTAGTTGTTTCACCCGGACGATATAAAAGACGGACCAAACCTCCCAGATACCTTGCGTTTGTTATTGTTCGTGTTTTCTGCTACTAGCGGTCCGCTTTACGGGTGAGCGGTCTATTTGATCTCCGTCGCGGACTAACACTTATGCAGGGTCGATGATGAGGGCGACCGTCTTAAATCAGGAGATTATTTAATTAGATTAAATCTCTATCAAACCGATGTCACCTTTTGATTGTTGTTTATGCCGGACTTTGATCGCACACGTAAAGAAATGGAAACGCCGTTTATTTTGTGAAATCGCTTCACGAAACTacgcttttgtgtttttgcagccATGCTCCTCCGCGTGGATCCCGGTCTGTACATCGGCACCGCCGCTGATCTCGGTGACATCCGGGGattggctgctgcagctgtcacTCACATTCTATCTGTGGATTCAGTGGATCCCGCCCCTCTGCTTCCTACAAGTACACGTCTCTTCAAGAAGTGGATTAATGTTCTGGAtgaggtgacctctgacctcctgaGTCACATGGATGACTGCTTCTTGTTTATTCAAGACGCTGTGCATGGAGGAGGGGCTGCGTTTGTTCACTGGTAAGGGTCAGAGGTTACTGGGAAGCCTCAGACACTGCTCTATTTTCATGTTCACCTGTGTTTAACTTCGAAAATGTGTTATTGTTAAAAATAAGTGAACATGTAACGTTTCATTTCCTGAATCATAAAGtaccagtttaaaaaaataaaataaatgaaggctTTTTTGCTGATGAAGAGTCTGATGAAGTTTCTTGGTCTCGCAGCAAAGAACTGCAAAAGATGAGATCGAACTGTAAAGAACTGCGGAAAACAAACCTAAAATGACTCCTTTCTGCTCCCAATGTCTGAATGggtttgtatatttttaaatggaGAGCTGTACTATAGTCTAATATTTAAACAGAGACCACAGTGCAGATTCTGTGGATTCAGCTTTCTGGCGTCTTTACTGTTTTACGCCATAGAAGAGTCAGAATCTTCTTTATGTATTTACGTTCTGCGATGTGGTTCACTTTGAAGCTTCAGACGTTTCTCCTGATTGGTTGGAACTGGTTTTCTCACAGCGAGGCTGGTCGTAGTCGCAGTGCTGCCGTGGTTACCGCGTACCTGATGAAGAGATACCAGCTGTCTTTCAGTGAGGCTTACCAGAGACTGAAGAGTGTCAAACAGGATGTaaagtaagtgtgtgtgtgtgtgtgtgtgtgtgtgtgtgtgtgtgtgtgtgtgtgtgtgtgtgtgtttgggctgATTTGAAACATTCTAGAGTTCTTCCTCGTTGTCATACCTTCACACTAACCATATTGGTCCAGTTCTTCTGACTTTTGAGTTTGATCTGGAAATAGAATTACAGGTAGGAAGACCTCCCTGGTCCCAAGTCTTACtcaaacacaaatatatggCCTTATTCCGTCTGGAGCACAACAGGTGCTCAGAGCGACGCCCACTCTCAGTTCACAGGAGAACGGTGAGCTGAAACAACGTGGCCTTTATTTCATGGTTTAAAGTGGTGTCGggcagaaaagcactcagagcgcagccCTCCGCCgggcagctcattcccctcgtgaTTAGATTCACATCCATATggtgatcatcaccaaaagctTAAAATGGGCTTTTCAGTGTTAacattaaatgtgctttttcagACTCCATTCTGAATCCGGTCCAGCTGAAATTCGGTGATGAGATGGAGGCTGGATGGATGCCTGTTTCAAATTCTGTAATCGTTAGTCAATAATCAAGCGAGACGTTGAGGAACGCATTTCAAAGATCCGGTGACTCATCCGtaat
Proteins encoded in this region:
- the tmem68 gene encoding DGAT1/2-independent enzyme synthesizing storage lipids, whose protein sequence is MSDAGNWSCVLEAKDIVSFLVCVFPNFEEWVGLGQMEDCLSVLEYLLWVFTPLVIVFILPFLIVILLYLSILFLHVYKRKNQLREAYYNNLWDGARKTLAVLWDGHGAIWHGYEIHGLEKIPDKGPALIVYYHGAIPIDYYYFLANVIIRKGRTCHSVADHFLFKIPGFKLLLEVFSVIHGPQEECVRALRSGHLLGISPGGVREALFSDETYCLLWGKRKGFAQVAIDSRVPVIPMFTQNVREGFRSLGTLRCFRWMYERFRLPVAPVYGGFPVKFRTFLGDPIPYDPNVNAAELAERVQQAVQFLIDQHQQIPGNILRALLERFHTKYKDH
- the dusp12 gene encoding dual specificity protein phosphatase 12 — translated: MTRTPVAPAAPVAPVAPAAPAAPGAPVAPVAPVAPAAPAAPGAPAAPVAPAAPAAPAAPAAPAAPAAPVAPAAPVAPAAPVAPVAPGASVAPVAPGASVAPVAPAAPAAPTPAMLLRVDPGLYIGTAADLGDIRGLAAAAVTHILSVDSVDPAPLLPTSTRLFKKWINVLDEVTSDLLSHMDDCFLFIQDAVHGGGAAFVHCEAGRSRSAAVVTAYLMKRYQLSFSEAYQRLKSVKQDVKVNAGFEEQLNLYEAMQCDLDAANPLYKQYRLTKATEKYPELQHVPTELFAVDPVHSSSSEVSYRCKKCRRALFHDSSVLSHTVGGGASAFGYKRSSQPTGEIQCTSYFIEPVRWMKQALLGVMDGQLLCPKCSSKLGSFSWCGGRCSCGRWVTPAFQLHRNRVDEIRHTKQHT